From the Cucurbita pepo subsp. pepo cultivar mu-cu-16 chromosome LG05, ASM280686v2, whole genome shotgun sequence genome, one window contains:
- the LOC111795159 gene encoding mitogen-activated protein kinase kinase kinase 18-like: MEWTRGHVIGQGSSATVFLATASPGGDIFAVKSAEVSLSQSLQREQCFLSSLASPYVVFSRGCDVRTEQSGIVMFNLFMEYLPNGSLADAIRRRGGRLDEAAIGNYTRDLLQGLQYIHSKGLVHCDIKARNVLIGRDGKAKLADFGCAKWATQTEVIGGTPLFMAPEVARGEHQGLASDIWSIGCTIIEMATGGGSPWLNTTDNDPISALYRIGYSGQSPEIPSFLSQKAKDFLEKCFRRNPKERWTAIQLLNHPFLREVNSISTGKKIREVDSDSPTSVVEQGIWRSIEESRFFRPSWSPTEQIRRLAMDSGEARWTEDENWTTIRSEEVGEEERGGGGKGWLAMAMEFIDKKNVRCRISRNDLADNSCTNIISVVHNNINHLCFLTHKHKFVPLIPSLL; the protein is encoded by the coding sequence CTCCCGGCGGCGATATCTTCGCCGTCAAATCCGCCGAGGTTTCTCTCTCGCAATCTCTACAGAGAGAGCAAtgcttcctttcttctttagcCTCTCCGTATGTGGTTTTTAGTAGAGGCTGCGATGTCCGTACAGAACAGAGTGGCATCGTGATGTTCAATTTGTTCATGGAGTATTTACCCAACGGCTCACTCGCCGACGCGATTCGCCGCCGTGGAGGGCGGCTGGACGAGGCGGCGATCGGAAATTACACGCGGGACTTACTACAGGGATTACAGTACATTCATTCAAAAGGCTTAGTACATTGCGACATTAAAGCCCGAAACGTTTTGATTGGCCGAGACGGTAAGGCGAAACTGGCGGATTTCGGATGCGCCAAGTGGGCGACCCAGACGGAAGTAATCGGCGGGACGCCCCTGTTTATGGCGCCTGAAGTGGCTCGTGGTGAGCACCAAGGACTCGCCTCCGACATTTGGTCAATTGGGTGTACAATCATTGAAATGGCCACCGGCGGCGGCTCGCCATGGCTGAACACAACCGACAACGACCCAATTTCCGCCCTGTATCGAATTGGGTATTCCGGCCAGTCGCCGGAAATTCCATCTTTTTTATCCCAGAAAGCGAAGGATTTTTTAGAGAAGTGTTTTAGGAGAAACCCAAAAGAGAGATGGACGGCGATTCAGCTTCTAAATCACCCATTTTTAAGGGAAGTGAATTCCATTTCCACCGGAAAGAAAATCCGGGAAGTTGATTCAGATTCTCCGACGAGTGTTGTAGAACAGGGGATTTGGAGATCAATTGAAGAATCCAGATTTTTCCGACCCAGTTGGTCGCCGACAGAGCAGATCCGACGGCTGGCAATGGATTCAGGGGAGGCGAGATGGACAGAGGATGAGAATTGGACGACGATCCGAAGCGAAGAAGTGGGTGAGGAAGAGAGAGGCGGTGGCGGCAAAGGGTGGTTGGCAATGGCAATGGAATTCATAGATAAGAAGAATGTTAGGTGTAGAATTAGTAGAAATGATTTGGCGGACAATAGTTGTACGAACATCATTAGTGTTgttcataataatattaatcatCTCTGTTTTCTTACCCATAAACATAAATTTGTTCCTTTAATCCCAAGTTTATTATga
- the LOC111794384 gene encoding B-cell receptor-associated protein 31-like, with translation MIQLLFTLIAAEMALILTLLFRTPLRKLVILSLDRVKRGKAPIVVQTVAATVFVLLLSSVYSMVKIQNRMTETGEVNPTDQVLMSNHLLEASLIGFLLFLALMIDRLHHYIRELRLLRKTMEVAKKRIRATEDASAEKLKALGEESTTLRNTISKLESEVEAKTKEANDAETETDALRKQSEEYLLEYDRLLEDNQNLRNQLESIAHGSSRSC, from the exons ATGATTCAGCTTCTATTCACCTTAATCGCAGCCGAAATGGCTCTGATTTTGACTCTCCTCTTCAGGACGCCTCTGAGGAAGCTTGTGATTTTGAGTTTAGATCGTGTTAAGCGCGGTAAAGCCCCAATCGTTGTTCAAACAGTCGCCGCAACTGTCTTCGTTCTCCTTCTTTCTAGCGTCTATAGCATGGTTAAGATCCAGAATCGGATGACTGAGACCGGCGAGGTTAATCCTACGGATCAGGTCCTTATGTCCAATCACTTACTCGAAGCTTCTCTCATAG GGTTCTTGCTGTTTCTTGCACTGATGATTGATAGACTACATCATTACATCCGGGAGCTTCGTCTACTCCGGAAGACAATGGAGGTCGCAAAGAAGCGAATTCGAGCAACAGAGGATGCAAGTGCAGAGAAGCTTAAAGCCCTGGGAGAAGAGTCAACTACGTTGAGGAACACAATATCCAAACTGGAATCTGAAGTTGaggcaaaaacaaaagaagcaaaTGATGCAGAAACTGAAACAGATGCCCTGAGAAAGCAATCTGAGGAGTACCTCCTCGAGTATGATCGGTTATTGGAGGACAATCAAAATCTTCGGAATCAGCTGGAGTCGATCGCCCATGGCTCTTCGAGGTCGTGCTAA